CGAAGGTGGAGGTCGAGCAGCTTTCGGCCCGCCGCACAGGCCTCGTGGTCACGGAACTGCCGTACATGGTGGGGCCGGAAAAGGTCATCGAGAAAATCAAGGACGCCGTCAACGGCAAAAAGCTGACAGGCATCAGCGACATCGTTGACCTGACCGACCGCAAGCACGGCCTGCGTCTGGTCATCGAACTCAAGAACGGGTTCAACCCTAATGCCGTGCTCCAGCAGCTCTACCGCTACTCCCCCATGGAAGACTCCTTCGGTATCAACAATGTGACGCTGGTGGACGGGCAGCCGCAGACCCTGGGGCTGGTGGAGCTGCTCTCCGTCTACGTGGGCCACAGGATCGACGTCGTGCGGCGCCGGACCGCCTTCCGGCTGGGCAGGAAGAAGGACCGCCTTCACCTCGTGGAGGGCCTCCTCATTGCCATCGTGGACATTGACGAGGTCATCCAGATCATCCGTTCCTCCGACGAAGCTGCCGCCGCCCGGGTTCGGCTGATGTCCATTTACGACCTCTCGGAGATCCAGGCGAACTACATCCTGGAACTCCGGCTCCGCCAGCTGACCAAGTACTCGCGGATCGAGCTGGAGAAGGAACAGGATGAGCTGCGCCGCGAGATCGCGGAGCTTGAGGCGATCCTTGGATCGGAGCAGCGGCTGCGCGAGCTCGTATCCGATGAGCTGGGCGAGATTGCCGAAAAGTACGGCACCCCGCGCCGTACCGTGCTGCTGGAATCGGAAGCTGTCTCTCCCACCGTGGCAGCTGCGCTGGCGGCGTCCAACGGCAAGGGCAAGGCCGCCCCGCTGGCGCTGGAGATCGCCGACGATCCCTGCTGGGCGATCCTGACGGCATCCGGCCAGGTGGCGCGCACCTCCAACCAGGAGGCCCTTGCCGAGTCCGGCCCCCGGTCAAAGCACGACGTCTTCCTGTCAGTGGTGAGGACCTCCGCGCGCGGGGAAATCGCCGGCGTCACGTCCCAGGGGCGCATGTTGCGCCTGCAGGTGATGGACATGCCGGTGCTGCCCCCGATGTCAGGTCTGCCCAACCTTGCCGGCGGCGTCCCGGCGAAGGATTTCATCACACTGCTGAAAGGCGAATCGCTCGTCGCGTTTGCCCCGCTTGATGAGGTCCTGGCCATCGGAACCGCGCAGGGTGTGGTCAAGCGCGTGCAACCCGACTATCCGCTGAACCGCGAGGACTGGGAAATCATCGCCCTCAAAGACAAGGACTCGGTGGTGGGCGTGGCCCCGGCCGGTTCCGAGGACACTGATCTGGTGTTTCTGACCCGGCAGGCGCAGCTGCTCAGGTTCGGCGCTGCCCAGGTCCGGCCGCAAGGCCGGACTGCCGGCGGCATGGCAGGCATCAAGCTGTCCGATGACGACCAGGTGCTCTTCTTCAGCGCCGTGAAGCCAGAGGACGACGCCGCCGTGGTGGTCACCATCGCAGGCACCACCGGCGCCCTGCCCGGGACAGCCCCGGGAACCGCGAAAGTGACGGCGTTCTCCGAATACCCTGCCAAAGGCCGTGCCACGGCAGGCGTCCGCGCGCACAGGTTCCTCAAGGGCGAGGACACGCTGTTGCTGGCCTGGGCCGGACACGGTCCGGCGAAGGCGTCATCGCTCGCCGGCGTCGCCCGGTCCCTGCCGCAGGAGCACGGAAGGCGCGACGGCTCCGGCATTCCGCTGTCCCAGCCCGTGGAGGTGGTGGGACCTGCCATGGCGTGGCTGGATCAGGCCCCGCCGGATCCGGCCTAGACTGCTGCCATGCCAATCGTTCCTGATGAAAAAGACTGGACGTGGGTGCTTTCCCGGCAGTGCCCCCAGTGCTCGTTTGACTCCTCCACCGCTACCCCTGCGACGGTGGCGAGGACTGTGCAGAACCTGCTCCCGCGCTGGCGGGCAGTCCTCCGGCGGCCTGACGTTGCCGAGCGTCCGGACGAGGACACCTGGTCAGCTTTGGAGTACGCCTGCCACGTCCGCGATGTCTTCAGTGTCTTTGACCAGCGACTGAACCTCATGCTGGACAGTGACGGGGCCCGGTTTGAGAACTGGGACCAGGACCTGACAGCTACCGAAAAGGGCTATGCCAACGCCGATCCGGCCGTGGTCAGCGCCGAGCTGACCGCCGAAGGCATGCAGGTCGCGGAGTCGTTTGCCGGTACCCGCGAGGCGGAGTGGGGACGGAAGGGACTGCGGAGCAACGGCTCCGAATTCACAGTCCTGACGCTGGCACAGTATTTCCTGCACGACGTCGTCCACCACCTCCACGACGTGGATGGCTAGACTGTGGACGGCTAGTTGCCTGATGGCTAGTTGCCGGATCGCCAGTCGCGGGACGGCCACTCTAGGAACGCGCAGGAGATGAGCCGGCCGGGGAGCATCATCCCGCTGCCAGGGCAGCTTCCCGACGCTCCGAGGCTCCCGGGAGTTCCAGCCGGGCGTCGTCCGGGTCGATGTCATCCGGATTGTGCGTCACCAGCACCACCGTGCGGTCTTTCAGCCCGGCCCGGAGGTCCGCAAGCATGGCGCGGCCTGCCTCGGCGTCCAGATGGGCTGTTGGTTCATCGAGCAGGATCACTTCCGCTCCGGTCATCAGGGTCCGGGCGACTGCCAGGCGTTGGCGTTCGCCTCCGCTGAGGAAGGATCCCCCCGGTCCGATCCGGGTGTCCAGCCCTGCAGGCAGCCGCGACACCAGTCCGCTGAGTCCGACGGCGGCCACCGCCGCTTCCAGCTGCCGGTCAGGGGACTCGGCCGTCGCTGGTCCGGGGCGTCCGAGAAGAAGGTTGCCCCGGAGCGTGGAGTCGAAGAGATGGGCCTCCTGCGGACACCAGGCAGCGGTACCCGTGACCCGTACACTGCCGCCGGACGCGGGAAGGAAACCAAGCAGGACAGAAAGCAACGTGGATTTCCCGCCACCGGACGGACCCGTGACAGCCAGCCAGCGACCGGGGGCGGCTTCCGCGGACACGTCAGAAAACACCGCTGTGCCGCCAGGCCATGCCGCCCCGGCATTCGTCAGCTCGACGCCCGGGGCCCCGCCCGCGCGGGCCGGGACATCCTGTAACCCGTCCCCCTGCGGATCAGCAGAACGGCTCCTGCCGGACGTTCCGTCTCCCAGCACTCCCGATTCCGTAATCCGGCGCAGCACTGTCCGGAGAGCCGGAAACTGGCGCACCGCCGTCGTCATGGCCGCATAGGGTTCAACGAGCGCCAGCTGGAGCAGGACAATAACGGCGGCGGTGGCGGGCGGAAGGGCACCGCCGATCACCTGCGGCGCCGCCAGCACAGCGCTGGCCAGGGCGGCCGTTCCGCAGGCCGCGGTGGTGATGGCCTGGCCGAGGCCCTCCGCCCAGGCGGAGCGTTGCGCAGCCCCGGTGGCGGCACGGTCCTGCCTTTGCAGCCCGGTGAGGACGGCGCGGGCGACGCCGTTCGCGTGAAGCTCCGCCCGCGCGTCGAGTGCCGCAGATGCGCTGCGGAGGACCCGGGACCGCAGGTTCTGTTCAGCGGCGGCGGACATCCTGTCGCCCCACAGGGCGGCGGCCGGGGCCACGAGCACGCTCACAGCCGCGGCAGCAGCGATGGCCGGAAAGGCCGCCGGAACCAGCACAGCTGTGCCCGCCAGTGCCCCTACGGCAACGGCCACGGCTGTCAGCGGCGGCAGGACCACGCGCGGGAGCAGGTCACGGACTGTGTCGACGTCGTCAATCACCGTGCCCAGGACGTTGCCGCCCTGCAGCAGCCGCCGGAGCGACAGCGCGCGCCGGCTCAATGCTTCCCAGAGCGTGCCCCGCAGCCTGGTCAGGGCAGCGAAAACGGAGTCATGCAGCAGGAGCCGTTCCCAGTAGCGGAGGACTGCACGCCCGATCCCGAAGAAGCGGACCCCGACGATCGCGGTGAGCAGGTAGAGGATCGGGGGCTGCTCGGCAGCCCTGATGATGAGCCAACCGGACAGTCCGGACAGGGCGACGGCGAATATGGCCGCCAGGATCCCCACCACGGCGGCTCCGGAGAAACGTCCGGCAACCGGTGCGAGCAGCCGGGCCAGGAGACGGAAAGTCGGGGCGTGCCGCTGCTCCTCTTCGACGGACCCGTTCGACGCCGGCTCGATCCGAGGCGGCGAAGCCTCCTCCGTCATGGCGTGGCTAGCAACGTATGCCTCAGGCTGGGGCTCTGGCCGCGTAAGGCCCCGGGGAGAGACGGGAACCAAGTGGTCGGCCAGCGCACGGGTCTGGGCGTCGTGTGCCACCAGGATGACCGTGACGCGTCCGCGGAGGGCAAGGATTGCCTGCTGCACCTTCGCCGCCGATGCTCCATCCAGGTGCGCGGTGGGTTCATCGAGAAGGAGCACCGTTGCCCCTGCCCTGATTCGTGCAAGGCCCCGCGCCAGGGCCACGCGGCGCAGCTCGCCCGGACTCAGTTCGGCCGGGTGCTTTCCCGCAAGATGCCCGGCAGCGGCTTCGGACAGGCACAGCCGGGCATCGGCCTCGGCAGTTTTGGCAGAGGCCTCTGTCGTCTCTGTTCCGGCAGTCTCTGTTCCGGCCGTCAGATAAAGCAGGACCTCATCCAGGACGGTATCCGCGACCATGACCGGATGCTGCGGCACCCAGGCGACAGCGCCGCGGTTGAGGCCCGAGATCCGGCCCGTGACGGACGTTCCGGCACCGTTCCCCACGGTTCCGGCCAGGACGCCCAGGACGGTGCTCTTGCCGGCCCCGCTGGGACCGTCCAGGGCAGTGATTTCGCCATGCGGCGCTGTGAAAGCAATGGGCCCGACGGCGGGAACAGACCGCCCGGGAAAGGTGACGGTCAGCTCCGTGACAGTCACTCCGGCGGAGGTCGCGGAAAGCCGGGGGCCGCCGTCGTCCGCTACCGCATTGTCCGGCGTTCCGTCGCCGCCGGACAGCGCCTGCGGTTCCGGCGCGTTCGTGACTGCCCTGGTCTCGGCGAGCGCAGCCCTGCCGTCATCGCTCGCGTGGTGCGCGGTCCCGAGTTCACGGAGGGGCAGGTAGCAGTCCGGAGCCAGGATCAAAGCCAGGAGACCGGCCTCCAGCGCCATCTCGCCGTGCACCAGGCGTACGCCGATGAAGACCGCCACCACGGCCACGGAAATCGTCGCGATCAGCTCAAGCGCCAGCGCTGACAGGAAGGCGGTGCGCAGGGTGGCCATGGTTTTGGACCGGTACTGCTGCGAGATTTCCTCCAGTGCCTTGCGCTGCGCCGTGGCACGCCCGAGGCCGACCAGGACGGGCAGACCCTTGGCCAGCTCCAGCATGTGGGCGGACAACCGGCCAAGGGTGGCCTGCGCCTCCTGGACGTTCTCCTGTGTGTAGCGGCCGATCAGAACCATGAACAGCGGAACAAGCGGAACCGTGAGGACGATGACGAGGGCGCTGACCCAGTCGGCGAACAGGATCCGCGCCCCAAGCAGCAGCGGAATGGCCGCGCAGTTCACCAGCGCGGGAAGGAACTGGGTGTAGTAACTGTCCAGCGCGTCCAGGCCGCGGGTGGCCAGCACTGCGAGCCCGCCATCCGCCGGACCCGTGCCCCGTGCACCGTTCCGGAGTGCGTAGTCCAGCAGGCCGGAGCGGAGTTCCTCTTTGATTCCCAATGCAGCCCGCCGTGCAGCGATTCCCTGGGCCCAGACGGTGGCCGACCTGAGGGCAACGCCTGCCAGTCCCCAGCCAAGCTGGTCGGGCCAGGCGGGGTCAGCCGTGGCCAACCCTGCCAGCATGGACGCGACAGCCTGGCCCATCAGGACGAGGGACAGGGCCTTCAGGGCCGCCAGGAGGCCAAGCCAATAGACGGCTGAGCGGGTGGCGGGTCCGGCCGGGACCTGCGGGCGCACGGCGGTCAGCCCTTCGTGGTGAAGGCCTTGGCGGCAACGGCCGGCAGGAAGCTGTGCGCCTCCGGGATGTGGCTGGCACTGACGCGGCGCCGGAACACCCAGTACGTCCAGGCCTGGTAGGCGATGACCAGCGGCAGGCCTACCGCGGCCACGATGCTCATCAGGCCCAGGGTGTAGTCGGACGAGGAGGCGTTGGAGATGGTGAGGTCGAACGCGGGATTGAGCGTGGAGGGCAGCACCACCGGGAATACGGCCCCGAAGATGGAGGCACTGCCGAGCAGCAGGAATCCTCCCAGCGCCATGAAAGCCCTCCCCTCGGCGCCTTGGCGGGCCAGCATCCAGGCCGCCGAGGCGGCCAGGACGGCAAGTGCTGCGAGTGCCCAGGTCCAGGGCTTGCCATCCAGGAGCTGGATGCTGAGGGCCCAGCCTGCCATGGGGAGCAGCAGCAGCGGAAGCAGCCGGACGAACCAGCGGCGGGCCCGGTGGCGGATGTCGCCGTCGGTCTTCAATGCCAGGAACGCCAGCGCGTGAAGGAGCGAGAACCCGGCCACGGCCAGTCCACCGACCACTGCATAGCCGCTGAACCACGAGAACGGGCCGCCTTCGCGGTCGCCGTTGGCATTCAGCGGCAGTCCAGTGGTGGTCAGTGCGAGGGCGGCGCCCACGCCGAAGGCGGCAACGAGGGAGCCCAGGGCAATGGCCCAGTCCCAGCGGGCGCGCCAGCTCTCGGTGTCCACCTTGCCGCGGTATTCGAAGGCCACCGCACGGAAGATGAGGGCCACGAGCACCAGCAGCAGCGGCAGGTACAGGCCGGAGAACAACGAGGCGTACCAGAGCGGGAAAGCCGCGAACGTTGCCCCCGCGGCGGTCAGGAGCCACACCTCGTTGCCGTCCCAGACGGGACCGATGGTGTTCAGCAGCACCCGGCGTTCGGTGTTGTTCCGGGCGAAGAGCTTCATCAGCATCCCCACACCGAGGTCGAAGCCCTCAAGGAAGAGATAGCCGGTCCACAGCACAGCGATGGCAATGAACCAGATGGTGGGCAGCAGTTCCATGTCCAATATCCTCTGCTCTTCTTAGTAGGCGAATGCCAGGACGTCGTCGGCGGGCTTTCCGGTGCCCGGTCCCCCGGGGCCCGGCGTCGCGTCCTCGTTTTCGTCAACGGAGGCGTGGACCAGTTCCGGCATCGCGGATATGACTCCGCCGCGGATGTACTTGACCAGGAGCTTGACCTCCACCACCAGGAGCACAGCGTAGACGGACGTCAGTACCAGCAGCGAGGTGAGGATTTCGCCGGCCGAGACCCCCGGCGAGACAGCGGCAGCGGTGAACATGAACACCTGGTCGATGCCGTTCATGTCCGGGTTGGGCGCGACGACAAAGGGCTGGCGGCCCATTTCCGTGAAAATCCAGCCGGCGGCGTTTGCACCGAAAGGTGCCAGGATGCCAAAGACGGCAAGCCGCATCAGCCAGCGTGATTCAGGTACCGTCCCCTTCCTGGTCATCCAGAGGGCGATGAGGGCGGCCAGCGCGGCGAGGCCGCCGAAACCGATCATCATGCGGAATCCCCAGTAGGTGACTTCCATGACCGGAACGTACTGGATCTCCTGGCCTGCGCGGTCGCCGTATATCGGGTTGTCCGGGAGCTTTGTTCCGTAGTCCGCCTTGTACTGGGCCTGGAGGCTGTTCACGCCCTTGACCTCGGTGTTGAAATCGCCCTTGGCCAGGAAGGACAGTATCCCCGGAACCTCAATCACCGCGACGACGTCATCGCAGTTCTGTGAGCCGACATTGCCCACGCTCAGGACGGAGAAGCCCGTGCCGTCGTGGCACGCTGCCTCCGCGGCGGCCATCTTCATGGGCTGCTGCTGGAACATCAGCTTTCCCTGCGCGTCGCCGGTGATGGCGGTTCCGGCGAAGGAGATCATCGCGACGACGGCGCCGATCCGGAGGGAGCGGATCCAGACTTGGTGGTCGGTCCGGTCGCGGCCGGGAATGTCCGCCTCTCCGGCGATGACCTTGCCGTCGGCATCCACGGTGTCGACGCCGTCGCGCCGCCTGCGCCATAGGTGGTACCAGGCGATGCCCAGCAGGAAGCCGCCGGCCACTGCCAGCGCTCCGAACAGGGTGTGGGGAACGGCGACCAGGGCTGTGTTGTTGGTGAAGACCGCCCAGGCATCCGTCATCACCGGCCTGCCGTTGACCATTTGCACCCCCACGGGATGCTGCATCCAGCTGTTGGCCACGATGATGAAGTAGGCGGAGAACAAGGATCCCACCACGGCGATCCACAGGCAGGCCAGGTGCACGGCCGGCTTGAGCTGCTTCCAGCCGAAGATCCACAGGCCAAGGAACGTTGACTCGACGAAGAAGGCCAGCAGTGCTTCAAGCGCCAGTGGCGCCCCGAAAACATCGCCCACGAACCGGCTGTACTCGCTCCAGGCCATGCCGAACTGGAACTCCTGGACGATGCCGGTGGCGACGCCCATGATGAAGTTGATCAGGAACAGCTTGCCCCAGAACTTCGTCATGCGAAGGTACTCGGGGTTCCCGGTCCGGTGCCACGCGGTCTGGATGACGGCCACTACCAGGCCCAGTCCAATGGTCAGCGGAACCATCATGAAGTGGTAGACGGTGGTGATGCCGAATTGCCAGCGTGCGATTTCCAAGGCGTCCAAGGCAGTCCCTACTGTTGGCGGGTTCAACATTTCTACGTACCGTAGAACTTTGACTTCTACCGAGTGTAGAACAATGCGGCGGGCACTGTAAACCAACAGTTCCACCCAAAAGTCGTCCTTACAAGGCTGCGGCGCGCCGATTGTTCTACCTCACGTAGAAACTGCCGCGGAAACGGGGTAAATTGGTTCTGTAGTTGTAGCGTTCGTGTTGTGGTCACCGCGGCTGTGAGGCCTGCCGGTGCGGGGAATCTAAGGAAGTATGTCAATGGCTAGTCTCGGTGAACTGGAACGGGCAGTAATGGACCTGCTCTGGGCGGGCCAGGAAGCGGCCACCGCGAACACCCTCCGCGACCAGCTGGCACGGAGCACCGAGGCCCACGGGGGCACAGCAGGACACGAAGGCAAGGAACTGGCGGTCACCACCGTGCTCACCGTGCTCTCACGCCTCGAAAAGAAGGGCCTCGTGGAGCGCGAACGCGGCACCCGGCCGCACCGCTACCAGGCAGTCTCCAGCCGGGAAGACCATACGGCAGAGCTCATGCATGAGGTGCTGGGATCAGCTCCGGACCGCGAAGCCGTGCTGGCCCGGTTCATCGGGTCCGTGACGGAAAGTGAAGCCGAAACGCTGCGCAAACTGCTTGGCCACATCTAGCCCACCATGTTCTGGACCTCGTATCTGCTGGCGGTCCTTGCGATAGTCCTGGCGTGGCCGGTTCCCGTCTTCCTCTCACGCGCCCAGTGGCCGGCGCGGTCCCCCTTCATGGCAATGCTCCTGTGGCAGGCCATTGCGCTTGCCGGCGGGCTGTCCATGATCGGCGCCATGCTGGTGTACGGGCTGGAGCCGGTCGGGGACAACCTGATCGCCGGCCTCCGTGCGCTGGCGGAGATGGTTCTGTTCAATGCCCCCACCACCGAGCTGGGCTTTTGGCACCTCTTTGCCCTCTCAGCCGCGGCGCTGCTGACAGCGCACCTTGTCTTCACGCTGCTGCTCACCTACTACAGGATCGAGAGGCAGCGGCGGCGGCACCGCGAACTCCTGGCGTTGCTTGCCTCGCCGTCCAACGAAGGAGCCGGAACCGTGGTCATCAGCCACGACTCACCGGTGGCGTACTGCCTTCCGGGCGGAGCCCGCTCAGTCACCGTCCTCTCCGACGGACTCATGGCCGCCCTCGAGCCCGCTGAACTCCGGGCGGTCCTGATCCACGAGAATGCCCATCTCAGCCAGCGCCATCATCTGCTGCTGTGGGCCTTCGCCGCCTGGCGCCAGGCACTCCCCTGGCTTCCCACGACGCGCCTCGCCCAGGAAGCGGTGAACTCGCTCATCGAGATGCTGGCCGATGATGTCGCCCTCAGGACCGCGAGCAAGGCGACGCTCATCAAGGCCATTGCGATTGTGGCCAGCGGCTCGGCAGGAGGCGGGGCTCCCGTCGACGCTGAAGCCCTGCCGGGTGGCCGGACCGGGCTTCCACTCTCTGGACTCGAGGCGGCGGCCGGAGTGGCCGGCGCTGATTCCGCGCGCACCACCGTTTCCCGGGTCAGCCGGCTGCTGTCACCCCGGCCGCAGCTGTCCGCTGCCGCCCGCGGTGCAGTGCTGGCCGGCTGTGTCCTGCTCCTGGCCCTTCCCACTGCGCTGTTGATCGTCCCGGGCCTGCTGGACTGATTTTCCCGGCCGGGCTGACTTCCCGGTTGTACTGACTTCCCGGCCGCACGGCAGGGTCAGTCCCCCCGCACTTGGTCAGGCGTCGATGCGCTCTCTGTCAAGGCTCGATGCCCCGGCGATGATGAAATCCTTGCGCGGAGCCACATCCGATCCCATCAGCAGGTCAAAGGTATCCTCGGCCTGCTTGGCGTTCTCGATCCCCACTTTGCGAAGCGTCCGGTGCCGCGGATCCATGGTGGTTTCCGCCAGCTGCTCCGCGTCCATCTCGCCGAGGCCCTTATAGCGCTGGATGGGTTCCTTGTAGCGTTTGCCCTCCTTGGCCAGCCTGGACAGGAGCACGTGCAGTTCCGCCTCCGAGTAGGTGTAGATCATCTCGTTGGCTTTCTGCCCGGCGTTGACCACTTCAACCCGGTGCAGCGGCGGGACAGCGGCGAAGACCCGGCCTTCATCGATCATTGGCCGCATGTACCGGAAGAACAGGGTGAGCAGCAGGGTGCGGATGTGGGCGCCGTCGACGTCGGCGTCGGTCATGAGGATGACTTTGCCGTACCTCGCGGCAGCAAGGTCGAAGCTGCGGCCGGAACCTGCGCCCACCACCTGGATCAGCGCCGCGCATTCGGCGTTGGAGAGCATGTCGCCCACGGAGGCCTTCTGCACGTTGAGTATCTTGCCGCGGATGGGAAGCAGGGCCTGGAAGTCTGAGGAGCGCGCCAGTTTCGCCGTTCCGAGCGCCGAGTCACCTTCCACAATAAACAGTTCAGAACGTTCGACGTCGTCCGTGCGGCAGTCTGCGAGCTTGGTGGGCATGGATGAGGTTTCCAGGGCGTTCTTGCGGCGCTGTGTTTCCTTGTGGACACGGGCCGAGATCCGGGATTTCATCTCGCTGACGATTTTTTCGAGCAGCAGGGCCGACTGTGCCTTGTCGTTTCGGTTGGCGGAGTTGAGCTTCGCGTTGATCTCGTGCTCCACCACCTTGGCCACGATGGCCCGGACGGCGGAGGTGCCCAGGATTTCCTTCGTCTGGCCTTCGAACTGCGGCTCGGCCAGCCGCACTGTCAGGACGGCGGTGAGGCCTGCGAAGATGTCATCCTTCTCGATTTTGTCGTTTCCGGCTTTGAGCTTGCGGGCGTTGTTCTCCACCGCCTTCCGGAACGTCTTGACGAGCGCCTGCTCGAAACCTGACTGGTGGGTTCCGCCCTTGGGCGTGGAAATGATGTTGACGAAGCTGCGGACAGTGCTGTCGTAGCCGATGCCCCAGCGCAGGGCCACGTCCACCTCGCAGTCGCGCTCCACCTCGGCGAGCTGGCTGTGGCCGCGTTCGTCGAGCACGGGAACTGTTTCCTTGAACTTTCCCGATCCGTGCAGGCGCCAGGTGTCGGT
Above is a window of Arthrobacter pascens DNA encoding:
- a CDS encoding DNA gyrase/topoisomerase IV subunit B, yielding MAPSSDYTARHLSVLEGLEAVRKRPGMYIGSTDSRGLMHCLWEIIDNSVDEALAGFGHDIRIILHADNSVEIHDDGRGIPVDMEPKTGLTGVEVVFTKLHAGGKFGGGSYTASGGLHGVGASVVNALSSRLDVEVDRGSKTYKMSFRRGEPGRFLDQGSRVDPAATFAPFVDGSVLDVVGKAKRGVTGTRIRYWADRQIFTPDAKFSYDELAARARQTSFLVPGLKLTVRDERRLAGTPGEAGTHEEVFHHDGGISEFVDFLAADPAVTDTWRLHGSGKFKETVPVLDERGHSQLAEVERDCEVDVALRWGIGYDSTVRSFVNIISTPKGGTHQSGFEQALVKTFRKAVENNARKLKAGNDKIEKDDIFAGLTAVLTVRLAEPQFEGQTKEILGTSAVRAIVAKVVEHEINAKLNSANRNDKAQSALLLEKIVSEMKSRISARVHKETQRRKNALETSSMPTKLADCRTDDVERSELFIVEGDSALGTAKLARSSDFQALLPIRGKILNVQKASVGDMLSNAECAALIQVVGAGSGRSFDLAAARYGKVILMTDADVDGAHIRTLLLTLFFRYMRPMIDEGRVFAAVPPLHRVEVVNAGQKANEMIYTYSEAELHVLLSRLAKEGKRYKEPIQRYKGLGEMDAEQLAETTMDPRHRTLRKVGIENAKQAEDTFDLLMGSDVAPRKDFIIAGASSLDRERIDA